The proteins below are encoded in one region of Betaproteobacteria bacterium:
- a CDS encoding MSHA biogenesis protein MshK, giving the protein MADLMRLIMLAMLFIAAAAQAQTADPTRPPAAWLSPVADARPGSEGAGPLRLQSVLMRQGGRPVAVIGGKTVALGGHVDGATLVRLNEREAVLQGTDGVTHLYLTPDVEKQMIDTPKPRKTRKSGQVKGLP; this is encoded by the coding sequence ATGGCTGACCTTATGAGGCTGATCATGCTTGCCATGCTTTTCATCGCTGCTGCGGCGCAAGCCCAGACGGCAGATCCGACACGCCCGCCAGCAGCCTGGCTGTCACCGGTAGCGGATGCTCGCCCGGGGAGCGAGGGCGCTGGGCCTTTACGTTTGCAGTCGGTGCTGATGCGTCAGGGAGGGCGGCCGGTGGCGGTGATCGGTGGCAAGACAGTCGCTTTGGGCGGCCATGTTGACGGGGCGACACTGGTGCGCCTGAATGAACGCGAAGCCGTTTTGCAGGGAACTGATGGGGTGACGCATCTCTACCTGACACCCGATGTTGAAAAACAAATGATTGATACGCCCAAACCTCGAAAGACGAGGAAGTCCGGGCAAGTGAAGGGTCTGCCATGA
- a CDS encoding PilN domain-containing protein, with product MSQQINLILPALRPRFDWLALPIVLGAAAAGLLLLGIMAIFGSMQASSLKVSEADIKSQVLAAQQQIQSLGQTLGARQGDPALDNQIASARQAVTQRQEVLSLIAQGDVAHGNAYSGLLQGFSRQVVDGVWLTGFRFAEKNIEIHGRLTDPSILPAYINKLNDEPAFAGRRFAALDMTGVEPGDERRPEAAAVATPRAPGRYTEFALRTELLSTQEKPR from the coding sequence ATGAGCCAGCAGATCAACCTGATTTTGCCAGCCTTGCGGCCACGATTCGATTGGCTGGCTTTGCCGATTGTGCTCGGTGCTGCAGCGGCAGGGCTTTTGCTGCTCGGTATCATGGCGATATTTGGGTCCATGCAGGCCAGCAGTCTCAAGGTCAGTGAAGCTGACATCAAGAGCCAGGTTTTGGCTGCGCAGCAACAGATCCAGTCGTTGGGGCAGACACTCGGGGCGCGTCAGGGAGATCCAGCACTGGACAACCAGATAGCATCAGCCCGCCAGGCGGTCACGCAGCGCCAGGAAGTGCTGAGTCTGATCGCCCAGGGTGATGTGGCGCACGGCAATGCTTATTCCGGATTGTTGCAGGGATTTTCCCGACAGGTGGTTGACGGTGTCTGGCTGACTGGATTTCGTTTTGCCGAGAAAAACATCGAGATACATGGTCGCTTGACTGATCCGTCGATATTGCCCGCATATATCAACAAGCTCAATGACGAACCGGCTTTTGCCGGTCGCCGCTTTGCGGCACTCGACATGACCGGCGTAGAGCCAGGCGACGAGCGGCGTCCGGAGGCTGCCGCAGTGGCTACTCCCAGGGCGCCGGGACGCTACACTGAATTTGCGCTGCGTACCGAATTACTTTCCACACAGGAGAAGCCACGATGA